TTTAATGTAAAGTTTTATTATTACTCCTCCTGCTGCATTAGTTTAGGATCTGACTACAAGCCACTGACACCACTTTCTGCTGTCAGCAGGGATATGCAGAGGGGCTTGAGACTGACTTGAGCTCACACACGCTGTGCCAAAAGTGAAAGCGCTGTACATAATGCTGTTAAACTTGTGGAAACTAGTGTTATTTGAAAACCATGAGATGAACTTGCAGCATGGAGAGCAATCCCAAGACTGTTAACTCCTTTGCTGGAGAGAGGGGCTTCCCATCAACTCAATATCAATAACATAAAATTACAGGGCAAAGGGCTCTTCCCCATCCTGTCCTCAACTCCATGCTGGTTCATGACTGACTTTTACTCCTCCTGAAATATGTCCCATAGGAAAGCCAGCAAGAGAGCACTGTACTggtgtgaggctgtgtgagtAGCAGGGAGTCACCCCCTTCTCCATAAAaaggctggaggagggtgagaaGAGCCAATGGTGTATTGCCTGAGCaaggggcagctgcagcagagagccATGCCGGGCTGGGGGGTAGCTAACAAGGAGTTTAGAAGCCACCTGTCATTTTAGCAACCTGCAGGCTTTTCTGATCACCGCATCCCATAGTGTGCAACTGCTTCTCCCCAGTGACTGTGCTGACACAGACTGTCAGACCAGCTTTGTCCTGCCATTTTCATCACTGGTAAGAAGCTGCAATTCATTTGAACAGAAGCTGTGTGTGTATCTGGATGAGACACTCACACCCTCTGGCTACTATTACCTGCATAGTAGTATTGCAAGAAAGACTACTATTAACTGCAGTGAGATCTAGATGAGGGTATATGCTATAGCATTTGGGGTGCAGAAGAACTACTGTATCATAGTCTGTAAACTCACATTGAAATAGGCCTTTGTATGACAAACCATTTCCTGGACAAAGGAGGGGTCTTGATTTGAAACAGATCCAACGCGACCGGCTTTCCCATTGCCATCTTTGAAAGCGTTTTCAGCCTTAGCAAAGTTTAAATCATTAATGTAATGTTCATCCTGGCAGTATAcaattctttccattttaaactGGGTCCGGATATATCTTTCAGCCACCTCGGCTTGTTTCTCTCTAATCTCTTCAATTTTGTtctaggaaagaaaagaacaacaaaTTCTCAGACATTTACTCCCTTTACAAAGGTGTCAGTTCTTATCAGTGTCCCCAAGGAATAGCAAGGTGGGCACAGTGTTCAACAGTCCTTGCTGCAGCACTGTCTAATTGCTAACTGGCTCTCAGGAACATGGAGTCATGCTTTAgattcttgttctgttctgaaAGAGCAGGAAAACATGTCAGTTTTGTCCTTTCCTCGAACATGAGTGGAAACAGTGAAAACCTGGTGTTTGGACCCCAAAGCACAATAGGAAGTTGACAAGAACAAGCAGCAATGGCCAGGCCTGCAGCCTGTCCTCAGTTTTTGTGTGCATTTTGTTTGCACCTCCCTCTTACAGTAGCCAGTGACAGCAGGCACTGATGAGAACTCTGCTGCCACTCCTGCCTTTCTAAAAAACCATGCTCTCCTATTTGTTGTTATCAAACCAGCCCTGTCTAACCCCTCATTGTCTGGTGTTTTTATTGCAGTAATTTGATGCTTTCTGGCTTTTTTGATACTTCTCCCTAAAAGTCTGTGGGAGAAGCAAAGTTCCTTCAGTCATCTTCAAATTCCTAAAGATGCTTTCCTAGCATCTCTAAGAAAacatcttgtctttttttttctcatcttcacTGTTTAACAGAACTTCCTCCTTCTTCATTCATCTCACTGTGTTATGCCTAAAGACCTTTGCTAAAGACCTCTGTGTTTGGCTGAAATAGTTTATTTGCTTGATGTCTCATTGGCCTGGGACCACAGTAGGGTTTAGGCATGCAAGTCAAATAGCAAACTATCTATTCCACTCACATTTGCCTTTGAGTTTCCTTTTTAAGCAGTACCCTGTGAATGGACTCTGCTTCCTGGCTGTCCAGCATTACTTCTCATCTTCCTCAAAGAGATGAGAAAAGATCTTCCATGACATCTGTATTCTTTAACTCCACCCCAAAACATGCAATCCCCCAAGATGTGAAGAGTCATCTTTTAGCTCTTTCAAAGTAGAATGATttttggctttgctgctgctcccttTTATCAAAGATGAGATTCCCATACTGGCTAACAGTCTGTCTCGCCTTTCAGAAAGGGAAACGCACTGTTTAGCACTCTGAGGCTACTCATACACTTACAAATCATTGCAGAACAAATTTGAAAATAAGCATAAACTTAACAAGGCAGCCATaccaagctttttttttgcattgtgtTGTATGCATCAAGAATGTGACTGGAATGAATAAGGAACTTATGTTTTAGAACTTGTGAAAGTTGTACCAAAATACACTTTCTTTGGTGCCATTATAAGCATGCTATAGTTTTCAAGctcttccttatttttaaaaaaaactgcaGGCCTGCAAGAAATTCCACACTTGCATAAAAGTAATGCAATGGATTAGGTCCTGTAAGCATGGCTGCATTTACAAATGtcattctgtctttctcttgttttatcTCAGGTTGTAGGTGTCTCACCATAACTACTTCATGTAGATTGTGGAAATCAATGAAATGCCTTTTAGTGAGTTCCATGAATTTATCTTCAACCAGTTCTAAGGAAAGAacagacagagaaaataaagttaGGTAAGCAAGAGAGGTTTTTAAACTTTTGTTAGCAAAAGTTAGTTTGAGACTTGGGAAAACTAACGATTTTCTCTGTTCACCCAGAAAAAGCTGAGTAGCTGTACTGATGCACTATGCTGTATGACCAATACCAACAAGTAGGAATTTAGATTTCTAAGTCCAAGACTAGGAGCCATTAAGGACCTCCAGTAGCCACTTAACACCTGAGAGATTGAATATCACTGAAATTTATTTGATGAAGCAATTTCTGTGCTTACAGCTGTATCTGACCAGCTGTGCCATCACTTGGCCATGTAAGTACATCTGCATCTCACCTCAAGTGGCATCCCCAGGAAGAGAGGTTAGTGCATACAGTACAGAGCACCGATGGCACAGATGCTGTAGCTGCCTTCTAAGGCAAACATGGGATCAGGACATACTTTTTCCTTGGGTGCTTTTTGCTGGATGAACTACGTacccttcccccagccccagcactcactGTATGATACATACAGCATCATGCAAAGAATTGGCAAAGAAACTGGGTTCCGAATTTGAGTTTATGAATGCCGCTCTTTGTGCTTGGGAATACCCAGCCAGGTACTTTTACCGTTCTATTTTCTTACTGTGTTATTTATTATAGTTACTTTCCAAGTCTCTTCCACCAGCCACTAGGAAAAGTATTAACAGTCCCTGAAGATCACATGAAGGCTCTAAAGAAGAAGCAAGCCCCCGGGCTGAATCACACAGTTTGAAGTATCTTGGCTGGAGCTCTTGCTCCAGCAGTGAGAACATAAGCttgtcctggaaaaaaaattgtcaggCACCAATGCAACAGCCTTCCATGACCTGTGAGACGTACGGATCACGTGGTTCAGTATCTCAACGGCCGGCTCCTCCAGTTCTATGATTTGCTCTTTTATAATGTCTTCAAATGTCTTGTAATTGATAAAGCCTGGAAACTCCCGTCCACGATACTGGTCTTCATATTTCCACACTTTACTTGGTACTGTTCTTTTAACTGtaatattaaaataacattGCTTTACTATTAAGTCACTCGATTTTATACATAtcagatttaagaaaaaagtctATTTCTCATCTTTGATGTGCTCTTGAGAAGAACAACTACTCAGACGATCTTGCAAGGAATACTGTTACCACAAAACTGAACTAACACACATTAACACTCAGTGAATGAGCCATTAAATGCACTGGATCAGGCATTTAACTGACAGAAAACAATCCTAAAATTATGATGGGACTCAAAAATACTGTGTCTTCTTGGAACTGCTGCATTCACAGAAGTGGCCATTACCAGTCACTTCTGAGTTTTAAAAAACTccagaacaaataaaaatcttGGTGTCTTATTCCAGGGAATCTACTGTTGATGAGCTGGTCAGTATTTCTTTGTTGACATTATATGAATTTGCTATCTTAAAAGAGTATCTTTCTTTGAATTGGTGTACACATTCAGGCACTTAGATGTATTTCTAAGTGTTTTGAAAGGTTTTTACATTGCCCTGTTTTGAGATAACATATTGTCAGCAAGGGCTGTGCTGTTGtaagagctgctgtgtgcttcTACCCTCATACTATTATGAAGCCAGAAGTATTAGTTTACAACAATGGGGATAACCTGAAAGTGCCCAGAGGATTTCCCACTGTGTTTCAACTGCCGTGGGATGTCTTGCATATCTTCTGCAACTCAGGTGCTTTGTTCTCTGAAGAAGTTGTATCTTTCTCTTAGTGCTTTCTGCCGTTTTTACATCTATTTCCTTATGCCTTCATTGATTTTTCCTGTTATTCCTCTCCATAAAATCATGTTGATTGGTTTGGTACTTAATGAATGGGACATAAGAGATATTGACAGACCAgtcagtctgtctgtctgttTACATACATGCATACATGTACTTGTCTCTAGCTGATGGCACCTTTGAAGCTTATTTTAGAGTCGGTAGTAATGTTGACATAAATGTGCATCAAAGACTAAATTTGTTCCAAGAGCTAGTGCTTGACTGACAGCTGATGCTATTTCTTCCCTCAGAGAAAATGACAGGATCTCTGAAATATGTAGAAAACATTATGAAGAAGATGTTGAGTGCACAGCAGAGTTCAGTCTATGTGTATCACCCTACACCTCAGATTAGAACTTAAAGTTCTAAGTTAAGCAATTAGCAAGGTGGATGATGCACAGAAAGTGGTACTCTTTACAAGGCTGTAGTTATTTCAGACTCAGAATTGCTTTCTTCACACCTTAAACCAGAGCTAAAGTAGGACATAAAGACCAAAATTCCAAAACTTTGATGAtaacagaattaaaacaaattattaCATAGTTTAAATATATTGCCACTATTGTTATTAATTGTGTTAGTGCTGTTATTCAGAGGAATGGGTCAGAGAATCACCAATCAATTCTGTGTCAGGGTCCACAGTCTTGATTTTACTGATTTGCTGTGAGGAGACATCCATTGTGGACGACAGCACTTAAGGCAAGCATAACGGACCAAAGCATAACTTGTCTAATACTGCAACAGATGAGTGTTcctggcttctttttttttttcactttcttgaaAATAACTCACTGATGATGTGTCTTGATTTAAAGAAAGGGAATGGAACCTCAGGTCATCTGGAAGTGGTGGTTTTCTATGCTTACCCTTTTCAGCACACTCTAGGAGAGTCACTTCCCATGTTTGGAACTCTCTACGGATTTTTGCATACAGTCTGACTTCATTTTCAAACACCTGTTCCTCTCCATGCATTGTCTGACAGATGTCTTGATTAAAGAGTTTGATCAGCTGTAATGAATTAAAGAACAAGCAAGCAATGTAGTAAAGTGGCATTTCTTCCGTCTAACTTCATTGTTAAGTAGGCCTGCAGTCATTTGATGTTAAAACAGTGATGTGGTTCATTGAAAAGATCCCTCCCGTatatcttttttgtttcaaaaccaAGACAGCTAAGGGAGAACAAacttattaattttttttttacctgtggACTCTTAGAACCATTTACTCTATTCTATTTGACTAGACTTGTATCAAGTCTTTGAAGGCTGATGAGGTTTCCCAAGCACCTCTGCTGGCCTACTGAAAGCTTACTATGAGGGATTAGCTTCCCAAGACAAGACACTTAGACTTGCAAACCATATTTTGAAATCAGGAATGCATTCAATCTTGTTCAATTGCATTATAAATAAGGTAAATCCTTCACAATGTTGGGCAGGATGGAATATAAGTTTTCCCTCTCTGAGATGCTCGATTTTGACCAATCAGCTGAGTGGTTGTTCAGTTCTTTTTTCCCACaatcacaggaaaaaatattgttagGGGCCACAAGCTTCTGTGGTCTATTATTTTTGCAGTTATTATGTATTCCTGACAGGTTTGTCTGTGTAACtcaaaacagcagcaacagatACCACAGGCTTCCTGGTGGGTGGTTCATGCTGACAATTTGCTAGCTTTaagtggtttctttttctcccacaTTTAATTCATCACTCTGTTACATGACCAAAACAATATTGATACTTACATCTGTGAGGAACATTATCTTCTCAGACTCTGTTTCAGGTGTGCCTTTTCCATACTTTTGTAGATCCTGTATTGTTTTTCTGCGTACTTCACGTATTTGTTTCTTTAGTGTTGGCAAAGTTTTCTGTGAGGTAGACAGCAAAGAAGGATATTTAGGTAGGTTGAACATGTCTGGTTTTGGAAGGAATAAAAAATCTCTGTAAGAGTAACCTATACCTGCACATGATTTTTTCTGCTGTTAGGAGTAAATGAGCTCTTTGCATCTTGTACATGATAGTGGGATAGTATAGACGTGCAACTATGCATCTCATTGAAAGAAGGCAGGGAGCTAGAATCTCCCTGAGAAGTCATGTTGGAACTCACTGCAAGGTGGGCAGAGTAGCTACAGTATAGTGCAACATTTCACCTGCAGTGAGTCAAGTGAGCCCAAAACTATGTtctcaggttgtgccagggaggttgtgatgTGGGCAATGTACTGACCACTCCATTCCTAATGAATATCCGATTGAGCTCAGCTGTTTTATTGTCCTTCAGGACTGAATTTTGAGGTTTCCTGTACTTTAGAATTTTTCTCTCATGGAATATCActtacagatatatatataaaaaattaaaaccacaatATACTTACATTAGTATAGTAATATAATAAAACAAATAGATCTTACTTGAGATTTTGAAGACATTCACAGTTAAACAGAAATTATTGTGTTTTTGTAAGCTCATAGCAGTAACTTATCAGGCAGCTGATCAacactcatagaatcatagaagcatagattcattatggttggaaaagacctttaagatcatcgagccCAACCACTCctcacaaacaaaaagaaatatcatgACTGCCATTGAAAAGGCAGGAGTTATGAATCACAGGCAGATTAAACAGCATCCTAgcctgtatcaggaatagtgttgtcagcaggagcataGAGGTGATCATTgtcctgtacttggctttggtgaggccgtgcctcaaatactgtgtctagttttgggcccctctctacaagaaggacattgaggtgctggagaggatacagaggtgggctaccaagctagtaaagggtTTGGAGCATGTTCCCTataaggaacagctgagggatctggggctgtttagcctggagacaagaaggctcaggagagaccttatcactctctacaactacctgaaaggaagttataGCGAGgcaggggttggtctgttctccctagtgacaagcaatagaacaagaggaaatggcctcaagttgcaccaggggaggttcaggctggatataaggaggaatttctttactgaaagggttatcaggcattggaatggctGCCCAGCGTGGTGGAGTCGCTATCCCTGGAGGCGTTTAAGAGTGCACTTAGGGAAaaggtctagtggttgatagggttgagacaaaggctggacttgatgatcttaaaggtctcttccagctgaaatgattctatgattctaaatgatTTGTCTATTGTCAATTTTCAGCTTAAAGGCAAATCTGGGGACACAGCATGGGTTTCTTCACCTTTAACTCTCAGGTCAATTTTCTCTTAGATTACTGAATTAAAGGATGATTAAGTACTCTGCATATAAAAATGCAGTTCAATTGCAATCAATTGTAATCCAAGGTTGAAGGGATGAACATTTTTAGATAGTAACTGACACAAACAGCACCTCTGTTACTTACAGTAATATGTCCCACAAGTTCATCTGTGAGCCTTTCTGCCAGATGAGGGATAGTagcctttccttctttcataAGAATGCTGCAAAAAGAGGAGAAGGTGATTTTGGATAGACTGCATGTATAGGGCAATGAGGCATCACTGACGCTTTGCTCTCTCACTAGTTCTAATACATGAATTGACTAAGAAAGGGCCCTCTGGGGTCTACTAGTAGTGATGCAACAGCAGCCCAGGGCTCTCAAGGCACCATGACTTCTATGCAAAAGTTGTTTGACAGCTACTGCTGAAGGCTAAGCAAGGGGAAACAGAGAAGAATCTGAAAATAGCAAATTCTAACAGCAGATTAATGTGCTGCTGTGTTATTTCTGCCTTTGTGAAGTACACTTATTCAAACCCCTTTTCACCTGCCATTCTATACCTTTTGACTGATTTGCTGCTGTGTCATCTTCTGGGGAAATCCATGCCCTCAGCATACATAGTATATTTTCTTAAGCTGAGTTTCACTGTGTTTTCCAGTGACTAGAAATACCCCGGTGCTTGACTTGAAGTTCTCAGAACTTAGGTTCTTTGGGACTATTCCGAATTTATGAAGTTTATTGCACTTCTTGCAGGGTTaaggagatatatatatatctcaaacTTGCAcgaaaaatatataaaaaaaatttacTTGACATATAAAACTCTTCTGGCTTACTGCAACTCAACACTATATGGGCAATGAGAAATAGCAAATATAATTAGTATCTGTTTGCAACTTGAGTTCAAATCTCAGCAAGTCAACAGGAAGCTTCGAAGTGACCTTAGCATGTTTTTCATTAGATCCTTTCTGTGAGAAGTACCTGAAATGTTTGTGAGTCTCAAAGAATTTCTTCTCCTGCTCGATTGCATCAGACAAGGCCAGGTTGTTTTGGATGTCCTGTTGCCCACGACACTTCACAATCATGTAGCCTTTTTTCAGTGGGATGGCCCTGTTGTTCATTATGTCGATGACAGTCTCTTCAGTTCCTCTGTCCACTAGGTCGGGTTTTGTGAGGATCCCTGTGACATTACCCAAACAGAAAGTTAGCTGACAGCAGGTGGGAGAGGTGCAGTAGGACACCCCACCACCAGAACCGTTACActctattttgtattttataaagcgacttcatttaattttcttgcTCCTGGAAAGCTCTCAGCTCCCAGGCTTTCCTCTACAGTTGTCTTCCCACAGTGGCTTTTGCCCTGGAAACACTTTTTAACAGGCAGCAGCAAAACTTTCCTGCCATCAGCTCTGAAATTCTCAATTTCAATTATTTATAACATGAATACCAGCAAGACTCAAAATTGAGGGATTCTTAGAGCCACTGGGGTCATCTCAAACTTTGTAAATAGTTTATTTAGgctgttcttttttgtttttccttcttgagTAGCTAATTTCATAGATCTGGTGTGGAATACAGATTATCACactttcatgaaaaaaagatttgCACTTCTGTTCAAATTGTAGCTTAAAAATTGCCTCACCTAGTGTCCTTTCTCCACTGGGGTCTACCTcttgagccattttcagtgcttCTGTCGTTGCAATATCCACATTACATGGCACTACTACCAAATTGAGTGTCTCTTTGCAGTCAATACTTCTTCTTAGTAGCATTTTGATCTGCAATGCAACACAGCAGTAATTAAGATCAGTGAACTCAGATGCTTGCATATAGGATATGACTATTTCTAGCAGTACAAGCTACTGTCTTGTAAATGTCACATATACTGAGGATAGTATTATATGCTAAAAGACAGCATGGAATGGGTCAGCAGAAGAATGCAGACTGTTTTCCTAAGTCAAGGTTAATCCAAACATCTAACATGAAGGAGACCACTTGGTTGCTATACTTGTCCTGAAAGTTATGTAAAGTTTAACCTCTCATGcatataaaattttaatttggaAATATTAACGATACTTTGTAAGTAATCACACATAATAAAACCAAATTCTGATGTCTAGGTACACACTTGTGGAAAGAAAGCAAGATAGGTTATGCTGATGAATCTCAAATCTATGTCTctgaaagcagaacaaatgCCTGTCTTATATTTCAGTGAAGTATTTGTGAAAAAATAACCAAGTCACACATGACATCTGTTTGGCATTGTTTCTGCGTGTCAATGCCAACCAAAAAGTTTCTCACGGTTTGTGTTGTATTGCAAAGGGTTCACACAGCTCTATTACGCACATACAGAAGTAGGTTaactcttttgttttgttggctttttttttcttctttttttttttttttttctgtgttatggTAAAGATGTctcttttttctgcttcacatCCATCCCAATTTCTGACATGCTACACGGCTATACCTGCCACCTCTGAAGCATGCAGGCAGCTAGGGACAATGGAAATGTCTGGATCACATCACACCCGCTGCTTTCTTCTAAGTAGAATAGAAAAATTACTATCTAACTGTGAAATGAAATTACTCTTCTTCCAGAGACTAAAGCCCAGACAATCCAATCTTGTCTTATTCTTGTTGATATGTCTAGTTTAATTTGGGCTACTCTTATTCCGTGTtcctctttaaaggtattttagGAGAAACAACGCACCCAGCTCCCGCACATCACCCTCATATCTGGTTTTGTCCAACTAGAGTTTTGTTTGCATTCCCCAGTAGTTCTTCTAAAAGCAGTCAGAGGAAGAGTAGAGATCCACTGTAATGCATATTCTGTTTACTTCAAAAAAGCTCTCATGAGATCCCTTGACGGATTAGAAAAAAATGGGACTGGTGTGATTCTGCTATGCTATGCTAAGTAAGGGATGACAGAGCAACAAACATGATAGCTTGCTACAGAAGAGCTTCCAAGAATTCAGATCTATTCATTTTTGCCAACCACATCCACAGAACTGCTAAAAGACAGCTCATTTTGAGATGTATCTATCTTCCAGACTGTAGTGTAGCCAAAGAACTCAGGGGCCATATGGCCAGGTTATTTGATGCTGCCATGGGTAGGCTGTGTCAAGACACCTGAAGTGTTTCCTTTGTGGCTagcacaggcagctccctcCTACATGACTAAGCAGACAGGAGACACTGGACCTCACTGTTCCTCTCAGCAATTCCTTGCCTTAAAAATAGGCCTGTTTGTTAATGTAGATCTCTGTCTGGAGTTATTACACTGGGCTTCTGAGACAGTGTCTTACAGTAAAGTGTCGCATATGAGGTAGATTACAGAAGTTATCCTGTGCACAGATATGCATACAATACTTTTACCTGTGCCCCAATGTCTTTTGGCTGATCCCCCACTGCCACTCTGGCAATTCCAGGAAGATCAATTAGTGTCAGATCTGGGACATCTGGAGACTGAATTTCTAGGGAAATTAGCTCTCCACTAATGGCACCTCTAGTTCCAGCCACAACATCCTGGGCTGCAAGGAGAAAAGAGCAAGGCAATGAATACCAGTTTCAAACAATGCATCAAAGTGAAGCTGAGCTCAATGACTTTGAAAAGTACTTACCATCACTTAAGgttataaacacacacatatatatgtatacatgtaCATGCATGTAAATTCATTTATGTATAAATCTAAGGAAATTATTATGCAAACATGGATATGTGGAATCCTTTTGGAATGTGAactgtaatattttaaagtgCCTATACTTTTGAACTGTCATATATTCAGACATGTAAATAAACAACAATGAAAGATATTAGATAAAATACTGGTCAGTTATCCAAATTCTTCCTCAACAGCAAGCCACTTTGTAGGCATTAATAAAACCTTAGCTGCCTTGAAAGATACATAGGTGTTccatatttttcactttttgaaaGAGAGGTTGAGAGTTCAAGTAATTTGTCCCAGATGTTACGAGGCAATAATGCTTGGACTGTGAATAGCCCAGAGAAGCAAGGAAACCCCATAGTCATTCTCACAAGACACATCTTTGTAATTAGCTTAATCAGTTCATACCACTTGTCTTGCTACTTTTGTAAGGATATATGGAAAATACCAAAACAATGTCTTGAAAAGCTAATGAAAAAGCATTAGGACAAATAACAATGTCACAGAGCTGTGCTAGTCAAGGAAATAAGGACAATCCAACTGTCATATTTAGGGCAAGCACTTATTCCCCTTTGTGTAAGAAAAATGTGTCCTTACACAACATGAAATACCATAAAAGTAAAATTGCAAAACGAGAAGGGCAACGGTTGAGGCTGTGGTCACGCTAGATGGCAGAAGCTCTATATGCCCTCTACTTTATCTTCGTGCAATTTTCTCCAAAATCATAAGATTTACAGCCATAGACACCTCAGGTATTCTCTGAGCTTTTGAAGTGATGATGGGAACCAGCAGACTGAGCAAGGTAAATCAGAAGGCAGTACACTACAGCTCACCTTCTCTTATTGCTTGCTCCACCTCAGAGGCATCGTGGAGCAATACGCTCTTGTTTCGGTAATGAAGTTTCCCTTTCCATTTCTGGGTGGCACTTACTCTTTTCAGTTTCAGTTCCAAGGGACATCGAGTAACGATACCTGCAACAGTTTCCAAGACAGAAGAGAACTCTCTCAGGAGTTGTTATGCATGATACACAGCCATGGACTGTGTACACAGAGTTGCATAATACTTCAAACAGAGATACAGAAACGATCTAAGAGACATTGCCAAAGGGCTTCTTGCTCAGAGTAGGACTGTCTTGGGCACTAGTTATGGCATTCCTCAGCTCTGTCCAGCAACATCTTGTCTTGcaaacctccaaggatggagatctTCACCTTTCTGTGTGACGTGTCTCAGTGCTACACCTACATCCTAAGAAAACCTTTTCCTCAAGTCTAAAAGACTAGATAGTATGGTGAACTCATGCAGAACTTACTGAACTTATGTGTCTGTGTATATGCACAGACAGACAGGGCTGGGAAGTGAATCTTCCTGAGCTGCAAAGTCTTCCAACAATCTTCTCTGACTTACATAATATCCAAGGCACATGTTTGTAAGTAATGACTTTATCTGTAAGAAAATCTtgttaaaaaaccctaaattgACCCCAAAAGTAAATCTTCAAATTAGTCTTCTATTTGAAACAGATACTCCGCTGCACTATTCTTTGTTGGGAAATGTAGTCAGCTGACGCTATCTTTCAGTCTATCCATGGTTTGGGGCATGAACAACACACGTTCTTACTCCTTTCTTATTTCCAGTCTCTTGACCATCAGGATCATGTGCTTTGTTCGAGTTATACTTCAATACCCCACCTGCACATTCATTTCTCCTAATAGAAATGAGAGATGAGAAGGCTCTTGGTGTCTCACAATTTAGATGTAGTCTCAGTCAAAAATTATCCAGTCctagactaaaaaaaaaaaaaaccacctcaacCTTTCCATTTAATCAAAGTGAAATTCAGATGAAAACCCGAGGAAGTGAATTCTTACCATTGCCTCTAGGAAGAGCAATACCAGACAGGGCTTCTAGGACAGAGCTTTTCCCAGAGCTCTGGTCTCCAATTACTGCAATTGCAGGCAAAGCCAGGTCTTTTTCTATTCCAAGAGCTCTTAGGCTGTCGACAAGATCAATGCGGGGCCGGATCTTTTCCTCATATTGGTTGCACAAGGTATGTTCTGCTGCCTGCTAGAGTTAAACTTATAATGAATTTTCCATAATTTCAAAATAAGTTgcttccacagaaaaaaaaaacaactcacaaCTTTTGGGCATCTTTTCCAGTTCAACATTCCTTACTAAACCTTATGTACTGGCATCAAGCTGTGTTTCATATCACTGTGCATCCTTGCACCTCTGTTATAAACAGATGTCTACAAATCCAAAAACATCAGTTGAGGTTGGCTCAGTGGCCATCCTTAGTAAAAATACCAAACTTTGTAAG
Above is a window of Colius striatus isolate bColStr4 chromosome 1, bColStr4.1.hap1, whole genome shotgun sequence DNA encoding:
- the LOC104550336 gene encoding interferon-induced GTP-binding protein Mx, which codes for MNKKSAAFKELSVNNKNNLKKKDVLLPFFPPSSGGFTVSLPPESDDEDLMSENMPEGKSNYEQNDYRQQDKQAAEHTLCNQYEEKIRPRIDLVDSLRALGIEKDLALPAIAVIGDQSSGKSSVLEALSGIALPRGNGIVTRCPLELKLKRVSATQKWKGKLHYRNKSVLLHDASEVEQAIREAQDVVAGTRGAISGELISLEIQSPDVPDLTLIDLPGIARVAVGDQPKDIGAQIKMLLRRSIDCKETLNLVVVPCNVDIATTEALKMAQEVDPSGERTLGILTKPDLVDRGTEETVIDIMNNRAIPLKKGYMIVKCRGQQDIQNNLALSDAIEQEKKFFETHKHFSILMKEGKATIPHLAERLTDELVGHITKTLPTLKKQIREVRRKTIQDLQKYGKGTPETESEKIMFLTDLIKLFNQDICQTMHGEEQVFENEVRLYAKIRREFQTWEVTLLECAEKVKRTVPSKVWKYEDQYRGREFPGFINYKTFEDIIKEQIIELEEPAVEILNHVIQLVEDKFMELTKRHFIDFHNLHEVVMNKIEEIREKQAEVAERYIRTQFKMERIVYCQDEHYINDLNFAKAENAFKDGNGKAGRVGSVSNQDPSFVQEMVCHTKAYFNGASKRLSNQIPLIILSSAFHDFGDNLQISMLHLLQEKDKLSHLLQEDSEAAKQRKYLSERVTRLTKACQHLREFTWVIALVGKGSTADIAHLDSSKAFDTVLRDILVSKLET